The following proteins are co-located in the Leptospira selangorensis genome:
- the clpS gene encoding ATP-dependent Clp protease adapter ClpS, whose protein sequence is MSDLKTEEQVLTKEKLKLKKPAKYRVVILNDDYTPMEFVVWILRVVFYRTQVESEQIMLQAHTTGKALCGVYSHDIARTKVNETHMLAEEHGHPLHCQMEIEEGEES, encoded by the coding sequence ATGAGCGATTTAAAAACGGAAGAGCAGGTTCTCACAAAAGAGAAGCTGAAACTCAAAAAACCAGCCAAGTATAGGGTAGTGATCTTGAATGACGATTATACTCCTATGGAATTTGTGGTCTGGATACTTCGCGTGGTATTCTATAGGACCCAGGTCGAGAGCGAACAAATAATGTTGCAGGCACATACTACCGGGAAGGCACTTTGCGGAGTCTATTCTCATGATATTGCAAGAACAAAAGTGAACGAGACTCATATGCTTGCAGAGGAACATGGACATCCTTTGCATTGCCAGATGGAAATTGAAGAGGGGGAAGAATCA
- a CDS encoding GNAT family N-acetyltransferase, which produces MPGKTKVTRISSLQEISAEEWNLLGDPENPFSNHEFLYSLELSSCVGGRTSWHPEYWVAEDEDGIHSSLPFYHKYDSYGEYIFDHSWANFFSQNGLSYYPKGLVAYPFTPVNGKKILRRNNVSADEALDILLPPLLESAKTEGLSSIHFLFLEEEEAKALERRGFSTRITHQFHWKNRAYTDFENFLGDFRSKKRIQIKKERETIKGSGIEILCKEGKDISEKDMDSIYSFYTETYSRKWGSPYLNRKFFKIILEKFSQNLVLFLARKDGDTIGGTFNLKKGKKLYGRYWGSSGHFPFLHFECCYYAPIEYAIKNGFEIFEAGAQGEQKFLRGFPAVPTYSSHFIFHDQARNAIERFLESERMHMQEMIRETNLSSPLKDEAVRGESEDR; this is translated from the coding sequence GGAGATCCAGAAAATCCTTTTTCCAATCATGAGTTTTTATATTCTCTGGAACTTTCTTCCTGCGTAGGTGGAAGGACCAGTTGGCATCCCGAGTATTGGGTGGCTGAGGACGAAGATGGGATACATTCCTCTCTTCCTTTTTATCATAAGTATGATTCTTATGGTGAGTATATTTTCGATCATTCCTGGGCAAATTTTTTCTCCCAGAACGGACTTTCTTATTATCCTAAGGGACTTGTTGCTTATCCGTTTACGCCTGTGAACGGTAAAAAAATATTAAGAAGAAATAATGTCTCTGCTGATGAAGCGTTGGATATCCTACTTCCCCCCTTATTAGAGAGTGCAAAAACGGAAGGCTTATCCAGTATTCATTTCCTTTTTTTAGAGGAAGAAGAAGCGAAAGCTTTAGAGAGAAGGGGATTTTCTACTCGAATCACTCACCAATTCCATTGGAAGAATAGAGCATATACCGATTTCGAAAATTTTTTAGGAGATTTCAGATCCAAAAAAAGGATACAGATCAAAAAGGAAAGAGAGACCATCAAAGGATCAGGGATCGAGATCCTATGTAAAGAAGGCAAAGATATCTCTGAAAAAGATATGGATTCCATCTATTCTTTTTATACGGAGACTTATTCCAGAAAATGGGGATCTCCTTATTTGAATCGAAAATTTTTTAAGATCATTTTGGAGAAGTTTTCCCAAAATCTGGTATTATTTTTAGCACGAAAGGACGGAGACACGATAGGCGGAACATTCAACCTGAAAAAGGGAAAGAAGTTATATGGAAGGTACTGGGGATCTTCTGGGCATTTTCCTTTTCTACATTTCGAATGTTGTTATTATGCTCCGATCGAATACGCGATCAAGAATGGTTTTGAAATTTTTGAAGCAGGGGCGCAAGGAGAGCAGAAATTTTTACGAGGATTTCCTGCCGTTCCAACTTATAGCTCCCATTTTATTTTCCATGACCAGGCTCGAAATGCGATTGAACGTTTTTTAGAAAGCGAAAGAATGCATATGCAGGAAATGATAAGAGAAACCAATTTATCTTCCCCACTAAAGGATGAGGCAGTAAGGGGAGAATCCGAAGACCGATGA